ATCGACTTCATGTGTATATGATTTGAGAACGGAAACTATTGTGATGATCCGATACGCAACGACCATTCTTATATCTTAACGTTTCTTTGTGCTATTACGAAGTCTGGCCGATCTCATTTAAAACATTATCCAGTCTGCTTTTCAGCGTTTCGTAATCAGTATATCCTCTTGCCAGCAAATGAAATTTTGATTCGCTGATCTGTATCAGCACACATGGATAACCGGTCACTTGTAACTGCTTCACCAATGAGAATTCATAATAAGCCTGTTCCTTATAAGTATCGCTTTTGAGTTTCTCATAAAAGGTCTCAGGATTGATACTGTATTTTTCCAGTAAATGTCTGTATGCTTCATCATCAGTAAGGTCGCGACCTTCAAAGTGTAAAGCATATTGTAGATCCGATGCAAATGCGACCTGCTGGTCAGGATAAAATTCTTTGAAAATACAAAGTGCGATCGCTGGTTTTTCGGAATGTGGAAACCAATCACTAAGGTCAGGATTGTTGATATGCCATAGATAATCAGGTCCGAATGTGATTCCGGTATATTCTTCTACCGTCTTGTATGCTTTCTGAATGTAACCGGCTGTAACGGCAATGGAAACAGGCTCTTCCGGTAAGATCATGCCACTAGATAATACCTCAATTGGTAGTTGAGGATAGTTTTCCTGAATTTGTTTCATTACCGGACTAAAGCCATAACACCAGCCGCAATAAGCATCGTAGCAGTAGAAGAGAGTAGGAGTCATATGCAAATATAGTTGACAGTTGATAGTTGACAGTTGGCGAAAATCTTTTTTCTTCCTTTAACTGTCAATCATCAACTGTCAACTTCTTCCTTATTTTTGCATCAAACTTTGCAACTATGCCTGGATTTGAACTATTTGGTACCGAAGAAAGAAAAGAAGTGAATGATGTGCTGGAAACAGGCATCCTGATGCGTTATGGATTTGATGGTCCACGTAAAGGGATATGGAAAGCCCAGGAGTTGGAAAAAGCGATCACTGAAGTGT
Above is a genomic segment from Sediminibacterium sp. KACHI17 containing:
- a CDS encoding DsbA family protein, which codes for MTPTLFYCYDAYCGWCYGFSPVMKQIQENYPQLPIEVLSSGMILPEEPVSIAVTAGYIQKAYKTVEEYTGITFGPDYLWHINNPDLSDWFPHSEKPAIALCIFKEFYPDQQVAFASDLQYALHFEGRDLTDDEAYRHLLEKYSINPETFYEKLKSDTYKEQAYYEFSLVKQLQVTGYPCVLIQISESKFHLLARGYTDYETLKSRLDNVLNEIGQTS